From a region of the bacterium genome:
- a CDS encoding DUF6516 family protein, with the protein MISRDKLYSQLTQIALNDFADIVEGTKVIEGKLRILLKDESFIDIWFSVKKRGVYAYHWERKNVDGAIYRYNNLPDREAKKLQTYPRHFHNGTQKNVVESNLSDNPKEAIRTILEFARRIIKS; encoded by the coding sequence ATGATTTCCAGAGACAAGTTATATTCGCAGCTTACACAGATTGCCCTAAACGACTTTGCAGATATTGTAGAAGGCACAAAGGTTATTGAGGGGAAGTTACGGATTCTACTAAAAGATGAGAGTTTTATTGATATTTGGTTCTCGGTTAAGAAAAGGGGAGTATATGCTTATCACTGGGAAAGAAAAAATGTTGATGGGGCGATATATCGGTATAACAATCTTCCCGATAGAGAAGCTAAAAAGCTCCAGACCTATCCAAGACACTTCCATAATGGGACTCAGAAGAATGTTGTAGAGAGTAATTTAAGTGATAATCCCAAAGAGGCTATAAGAACCATATTAGAATTTGCCAGGAGAATTATTAAGAGTTAA